Within Rhododendron vialii isolate Sample 1 chromosome 12a, ASM3025357v1, the genomic segment TGGCGCGCAGTCACCTCGCGGGTAAGGGGACTAAGGAGATGCGAGACTCGGCCAGAACACCTTGAATACCTTGAGTCAAGGCAAGGTTCGTGAAGCGCTACTAAGGCTCCTAAACTGCGCACCTCACGTTGAGGCGCATGAGGCATGAGCCTCACTATCCTATTCCAGACTCGTTAAAAGTCCCAACTCGGCCGTCGATTTATAAGGATTACAAGTTAGGAAAATGCTGAATCGAATCGTTTGAAGTAAAAGGGCTCAGTTGCGAGCCCTAGCTGCACAATTCTTGGCACTTCATAGTTTATGCAACTCGCGTCACTCTAATGAAGCGTGTGCCTCACCTCATGCAAAACCTCCAAGGGACCGTGACGCCTCAGAGCGCCTAGAGCTTTTTACAACACTGGCTTGGATTCGTATCCAAATGCTTACAGGCCAAAACTAGGCAAAGCTATATATAGACAAGTGAAATGCTATTAAGCCGCACGAGTCACGGGAATTAAACTCTCTACAAAAAGGTGCGGCAAGATTGCCCGCCTATAGTCCCAGACCACTTCGTAGGGCTGCAAGAGAGTTGTGAACTATCATAGAGTTTAGCCaatcgagcttgagctcggctcgtttagcaTGGAGGTGTTCGAACTCggttcgtttactaaacaagacTCCATTAATGAGCCGAGTCTCTCTACAAACGATCCGAGCTTTTATTAAGGAGCCAAGTTACAACTAACAGCTCAACTCGTTTACTGAACGAGCTTGAAAATCGAGCTTGACTCATTTGCTAAAGAGCCGAGTCGACCCCATAACGAGCCAAGTCTTGAGCTGATTGCGAATAGTTCGGTTCGTTTTGCAGCCCTACTGCTTAATTTGTATAAGAATGTTCAGAACGTATGATTGATCAGAAATGCCAGTTtacaaggaaagaaaaacagcCATAAAAACAGGGCCGAcaaattttattccttttgAGATTAAACTGTAAGTCAACAAAAGAATtcagctcaaattttctcaagcTCAAGTGAAATACAAGgaaacagaaaaagaagaaaaacttacATTGAATTGTTGGAAAGTTTAAAATCTTTGTATCAGCTGAAAAAAATACAGTACCTACCAgggttttaaatcgcggtatcagGAAACGTAATGGTATCGGTGGTAAACCGTTTCGGGTGTTGAAAACCGGATCAATTGTAACGGCCAATCCGATGAGCAACGGACTTTATTTAAAACCCTGGTACCGACTAAATCATCACCCATTCACTATGAGATTACTCCTTTCTAGCTCCGAGGCTTGTGGGTTTCGTGCACCGAACGCTGCCGGATACCAAACTGATCTACAAACTCCAAGGGATTAACAGTTTCATTCCTGAACCTCTTGATCTTGGGGCTCAACAAGCCTCTATGCCTGAACCCATACAGATTGAGAACTTGGTTATCAGCAAAATTGTACGCCCTCTCGATGCTGCTCAGGCACCTCTTGACCGGGTAATCCCCGAAGCTCCCGCAAGACTTGCAGCCCACAAAATGGGTCACGAACGGCCGCCTCTTGTCGCCCAACCCCGGATCGTACTTGTCGATCATCTCGTCGTAACCGTCCACCAACTCGCCCCAGAAACCGTGCAAGTAGTAGGAATTCTCCAGAAACACCTTGTCCTCCCACTCGCCCCGCTTCGAAACCAGCAGGTATATCAGCGCGGACTGGTCGTCCGCTTCGAAATCCGCCGGCCTGCCCTTCAGATTCGCCGTCAGGACCTTCCCCGCCTCCTCCCTGACGGGCCCTTTCGGCCCCATTGGAGCCCAGGCGTCGAGCAAATCCAGAGACCACTGGCAGTTCCTCAGCAGGAAATTCCCGGTGCTCAAGGCAATCCAGTCTTTCTTATCGTACAACAGATCAGGGTACCCGTGCACCACCAAGTTGCTGCCGGCGTATTTCCCGATTGGTATCTCGAATGACATGTCTGTAAACAGGGCATCGCTGTCCATCCACCAAATCCACTCAACTTCCGGGTGAGACAGCATCAGGTTCCTGATCACTGGCAGTTTCGACCAGTACCCATTTAGCTCGTTGTCCAAATGGACCATGTTGTACACGATTTCGATCCCGTGTAGCCTGCAGTAATCGATCTTGTTCTTGATTGATTTCAACAGATAGTGATCCCCAATTGGGTTATCACACGGCTTGGGTGGTGAGCCAGTGACGAGTAAGATCCTGGGCTTGCCTTGGATGTGCGAGGGGAAGCTCGGGTTTTGTTGGAGCCAGGTGCTTCGGTCGGTATCCCAAGTGGTGACCTTGGCACCGAGAGTGTAGGTGTGGTAAGTGCTGGAGTTGTAAGTGTCGGGGAGGGGGTCGTCAAGGTCGTCGGGATCGGTGTCGGATCGGAGGTGGGCGAGGAGGCGGTTGGTCTCCTCGAGGAGGTTCTGGCGGACGGCGTCAGTCTCTGCGGAAGAGGAGCCGCCGCCAAGGTTGATGCCGATGTAGCCGCGGAGGACCACGATGGTGATGAAGCCGCAGAGGATGGTGACCTTGATGTTGTTGAGCGTTTTCCGGAGCTGCTGGCCGCGGGGTATAATGGGTCCTCTTCTCGGGCCGCCGTCGCTGGCTGCGCGCTTCTGAGCTATCTCCTGGCCCATTTCCTACCCAACACACACCCACGCTCTCTCAATCTTGTTATGGCGCTATACTTTCTGATCggcaaaaaaagattttattaactcGAAAAACACAAAGTACAACGAGTTAAGAGGACATCTAAGAGTTAAAACTCGAAAGGGTTCTTGTTATGGCTATGGCTATGGCTATTGGCtaggaaagagaagaagagggaATGTAAAACCTTAACTTGGTAACGGTGACAACGGAGTCACCGTGGTGGGTGAGCTGTAtccggaagagagagagagagagagagagagagagagagagagagagagagagagaggggtttgtgTGGGGATGGGGGAAAGGAAGATACATAGAAGAAGAAGTGGATGCACCAACTGTTTTGGGCGATGTGTTACCAACcgttttttaaatattttgtgCCATAGTCAACGGGAATGGAGGCCGTGCTTCATTTTTGTATAGAACACAGCTTCTATGCAGACTGCGGTGTGCGGTTCACCATGCCCGGATCTCTGATCAATGATCTGATCCGTTCATCTTAAAAGGCTTGCCAAAATATGATGTTCACgcaaaaattcaagttgatcgAGAATCTGTAACCACCTCGTTGGAATACTTTAGTCATGTAGACAAATGATTACTTGTCCATTTCTCTATATAAAAGCGTTTTGATGAGGTAGTTGCAGTTGTCCGATCAAATTGAATGTTTAAGCATGGATATTCCATTAGACAATTCCTACAATATAAACGGGTCGGGTCAACGAGTAGAGGTTGGGGGGTGTGATGAACAACGCACTACAGTTCAAAGAGGTCTGCAAAGAAGCTGTGTCTgtttaatataaattttgtataaataaatttggttggaatatttttgagaaaaaactTCTTAAGGCTTACAAATCAAGCCTAAATAAGTTATTATTTGCTTTTCAGTttatgatattaaaatatatactaCTTGTGATCGACTTGATTAaagtttatttgaaatcaaTTTATTTGATAAAGCAaccaactatatattttttttaaaaattcatttatttttcacaCGAATCTCAAATAAATCATTAATTGTTCGGATTATTTATCAGTCATACTCCATGGAATTGAACCATTCAGCGTGACAATTAATTATAAGATAAATTCGTTTTAAAactaaagagttttttttatggAAGAAAATTATATTCTACCCTATCCTAGGAAAAGGAGGAGTAGGGGTTGGGTTTGAATCCTAGCCAAACGAATTCATTACTTCAAAGTGTCCATTACCTGATGTCCTGATCTACAAATTGAGCTAGGAGGCAACTTCGattgaaatttagttattgtaATTTTTGACATGATATAAGTTTTCAACTAGCTCCGAAAGATAAACGATTCTGACAATCGAAATGGGATTTGAAAAGAGTCCACACATGATTTAAGACCCCAACCCTGTGAATGTGACCCTTGGTTTACGGGCATGTTCTTTGCACGTCCGGATTTAACAAGTACCAATGCCATCTCTTGAGTCATTCTATACTGGCTATGGCCATCTAGAATTTGGTTGGATGGGGATGATAGAATGATTTCCCAAacttcacttcttcttcttgtttttttaataactcaagtGTCCAGGTCAACTTCCGCATACTCAACTAATTCGGAAGACCAATCTCAACGTCCACTTAGGGGGTGTCTCAATCAAAGCCAGAGCCAGCTTACACACACTTAGATTAATCTTGTGGAATAAATCCCACCTACCACTTGCGGGATTTTCAATTAAAGCAAGAACTTATGGACTGGCTCCACAGAAGTTGATAACACTTTCCCAAATCCTCGGGGTTGTACAGGGTAAGCTCCTCTTTCCCAAGTCTGCTTCTACCAAAGAACATTGCTTAAAAACTTTTAACTTACCTCGTTCATTCTCCTTGGCAGACAAAAGGAAATGCGGGTGAGGGCCACGATCAGTGGGGGACTCCAGAATTTTATCATGATAGGAAGGAAGTGCAGGCGAGGGCCATGGCTTGCCAGTGCCACCGAAGGGACTATGGGCAAGAGCCACGGCCACCACCGACTCTAGGATTTTATCATCATAGTCATTCACAAACGTAAATGCCATTTTACTAGATTAATGAACAATCGATCATCTATTTTTAACATAGCACATATCAAAGGCTTAATTAACTACATTTCTTAGCTAACCAGTTAGTCGAGATACACGCAAACTGGCTTAGACACCTGAgctatttaattaaaaaaatatgtgagCGTTCATAATTGTATTAAatggattttcattttttagaattatcATTACATAACAGCGTCAATATTGTTGATAGTACCGAACTTCCTCTTCAATATTTGTGGCCAAGAGATCGTTCAATAATTGTTTGGTTTCCCACTTGGTTACACAACTCGTAATTAAATCTAGTTTATAGCCCTTTTTAAGACTTGATGGCGAAAATACTCTAACGTGTTGCATACCATGATGGGTTAAAGCCATATTTTAATGGGATGATTTTTGTACATGCAATAATTTTTTAGTATCATATCATAATAGTCATAAAAACCATTTCATGGGATCAATCGGAGAAAGTATTCAGTAGTCTCAAAGCACTACCACGTGATATTTCAGTGTCTTTCCTCACCACACATTAATTGGTGTGTAAGTCACGTACATTGTGATGAAACCCACGCCAATGTGTAGCGCGGAAGGGCTTTAGAGCACCGTCACACTGTTGTCAATGATTTGCCTAGGGGTTAGAAAAGTCCACGCCGGTATTGAAGGAAAAGCATTGGAGACTGGAAGTGGCCAGGAGAGCACTTATCTGGAGAAATACATACGTGATACCCTTAAAATATAAGCCATATGCCTAGTTGATTCCTTGCTTTCATGTGCTGCTCATGTgccttaattctctctctctctctctctctctctctctctctctctctctctctctctctctctctctctgtatttgGTTGCTCTAGTATCACCCCTATGTTGAAAATGGCCAGAATTGCATGGTTTTTTCACCTGTGATTTTGCTGCATGCGGACGCACCTACGGTGAGTTGAGCCCTAGAAACTCTGAATATACGTCGAAAAATGCTTAGGCTAGTCGAGCTCAGCTGGTTTGGGTTTTATGGAGCTCGGTTTGGCTAGACTCTGTGAATACAAAAAACGAACCAAGCTTTTTAGGTCGCGTtcgaaaaaggaaaggaaaaacttGAGTTGACATTTTGCCCATTGGATTCCAATCCATCTCAACTCAGAGACAATTGAAGTCATATTAGTTAGTACAAAACTGCATCAATCTCCATAATTTCGAATAACTTAAACTAATAACCAATGCTGCAGATTCCTGCCTTCAGTTCTCCTTGGATCGCATTTTCGGAGCTGCAGATGGAACTTTTCTCCAATGCATTAGTTGGTAGAGGGATCGCTTATTCCTTTATCAGTTATACGTTGGAGAACGTGGTATTAGTTATCCGCTCACAATAAAACCGACCAGACAAACATGACACCAGGCCCGGTCCTGAATTTTCGAGGCCCTAGACGGTATTTGAAAATGGGGTCTCTTATATGTTGATATACTTATTAATTAGTTGTTCCATAAAAGAAGCATATTCGTGTTGTGGTTCAGTGGCCAAATTGTTGTATCACTTCATGGTTCCCTAAGAATGTGAGTTGGAGCctcaaaattgtcattttgaaGATGTTGAGGTTCGAACTCGTGACCCTACACTTATTGCGTGCCCACCTACCAGTGTACCACATTAACCTACTTCTATAATACTTCACATTCATAACATTTAatatattttactattttgaagCTCAATTATTAGGTTCAAAACTAAAGGCTCTAAGCGGTCACCTAGTGGGTCTATAGGCCTGTAGCCGGATTTGCATGACACAACAGACATCCTTTTCGACACTAGAAGTCTAGAACCCTGGGACCAACTGCATAGTCTGCGATCAGACCTTTGACCTCTGGTATTCTCCCTTACGGGGGCATTTAGTTTTCGGATATTAACATAGCTATTGATATGAAGTTGCAAATTCCCATTTTCCAGCCATGACATAGGAGGAAGGTATAAACTATAAAGCAATGAAATGGCTATCCAGTAACCCCTACTTTAGTCTCTACGGGTCCGATTGGATGCGTGAtaaatttttggaaattatttatgaaaaagataatcactttgtttggtttacatatcaactcatctcatttttctctttacacGTTTCTCAATAGCTTTttatctttatctctctccactcattaccatttattacatcaaaaataattttcaaaaatacaaaccaaacaaggtgaaTATAGTAGAGAATAGTAGTATTATCTATGTAGGGGGTCCCATGGAGGAGCCCAACATCAATATAATTTTTATGGAAAAAGattaaaatgtattttgtttggacAAGTTATTAAAGAGAGgagataaaataatatttagtttgaatgaaaataaaataggGGAAATTATTTGACGGTGGGGATTGTCGGAGGTTAGGCGATCATAGAGCGAACACGTGGAGTGCCGGAAAACTGTGCAACCTGTGTTTGGACTGTAAGCGCCTAAACTCCGCCAATCCCAAGGTTGCACAGTTCTCCAGCACTCCACGTGTTCGCTCTATGATCGCCTAACCTCCACCAATCCCCACCGTCAAATAATTTTCTCAGTCAAAACAATTACGATAATTACATCCTAATCGTCCGTTTTACTCGCACCAGAGCTCTCTACCGTGGACCCTCAAACTACCGGAAATATTATCCTCCTCTTCCTCAAATCAAATCCCCACCTGAGAATCATCGCCGATACATTCAGAGCTCGACCGGTCTTCCAAATTCGTGGTGTTATGCGTAAAATTCGTGGTGTTATGGTacgcaatctctctctctctctctctctctctctctctctctgtacataTGGTGGTATACGAGTTTATACCTCCATCGCATTTACGAGTGACTTATAAAGAATCTGTGGTTTTAACAGATCTACATGGGTTCGCcttattcttttccttaatttttgttCGGGAAATGTGAGGAAAAAAGGGAACTTTATGCTTCGTGTAGTTACATCAAAAGTGaggatttttgtgttttagggCATCAATTAGTATACATCAACTCCTCTCCCAAGGTGCTAATTGAAGTGttctaacaatactgactttcgcCCGGGGAAAAAAAGATAGTTTCACATTGTCACATGACATGGGTTCCGGGAAAGAATGATTGATTTCttggaaggttttttttttgttgcatatGAACTCCTTCTGAATTTTAGGGTTGTGTGTAGATACTGGAGtggtgttttaatcattctCTGTGCCTTATAGAGAACGTGTGAACCATAAGGCAAGCACAGTGACAAAATTGGTTTCAAGGACTCGTGGCAGGTGAAAATATTACCACTGTAGTGTTTTTTAGTAAATAGCTACCAGTATGGTTGTATTCAAGATGATTGAGGAAATAAACTCCAGACACTCATGTTGTCACTACAGAGTGCAGAGTTGAATTGGGtgttatttcaaaataaaattctgtatCATTTGTGTTCTACTTCCTATCTTAGTGTTCTTAAAGTCGTTAGGCACTGGTCGGGCGGAAGAGGAATGCCTAGTGTCCAGAGGCCAACTAGTCAGCCAGTTAGCTCCCAAGCTGGCCGACTAGTCGGTGCCTAAGTGCTAGGCGAGGGTCCAACAACCTATTTTTATCTACGCGTTTGACCCCCGCCCAATGCTTAGGCGCCAACTCGACCgatttttataaattagtaACTTTTCCAAATGTAATGAAGAGAACTAATCATGTTCCGCATCGACTGTTCTAGATTAGGGCGACATAATATTTTAACTAGGAATCATATAGTACCAGTAGTCACAGGAGTATGTTCTAACCAAAGAAGTTATACAAGTTCATGTAAGTGAAGCTAAATGCTTGAGAGAAGTTTTGTTACATTCAGTTGTTTAAGTTCATTATTAATACTGTCATACAGATGATGTGTGACTCGTGATTGTGTGTTCTGGGTTCTCAAAAAAGTTTAACTTAGAAAGATTGATGAAGTTTCTTGATTGCATTAAGTACGTGCTTACTTGTTTTATCTGATCTATTAAGTTGGCTCTGCGGCCTCTGCCTATGTCTGCAAATTCTTGAAAATTATGACCTGTGGCATTTTATCTCTATACTGTTTGATCAGTTTATCTTGAACCCTTGGCTGCAGCTATAGCCACCAACATGACTGATATCTGTTATCACTCTAGACCTTCCATCCAGTTTTTCATCTGTAAGAATGTCCACAATTTGGATATGTGAACCCAGTCTAATTTGACCACTTATCCAGTTATCCTTACTGTTAAATCTGATCATGTTCCTATTCTCTCAGGTTCCGTTTGTTTCGAAGTAAAATGTTTTCTGATGTAAAAGTTTTTCCATTTAaaatgattttgcaaaaaacaaaatttcctgGTGTTTGGTTGATGACTGATAGTTGTAAAatgatgtatatatgtatgtacgtaTGTATTACATACATTTTGTTGTCTTTGATGAGAAAACAAAGGGTTATATCATAGGTGGATGAGATTAGGGCTGTAGAAGAGCTCAGTACAACGACGCCAAGTTCGGAAAATGACGTACCACcttttcaaggaaaaaaaacattttcaaacatatgaagtaaaatgttttacgtggtaaaatattttcctgtcTTTTGCagaaccaaacaccaaaaaataagaaaacattttccaggaaaatattttacacccaaacaaacataGCTTTAGTCTAATGTCAGTTTGTGCTTACTTTACTTCTCTTATTACCCTCCTTAGTGGGGATGTATACCTGACATTTCAGAGGCTTACAGAGCCTCTAGAAAATGAATAAAAGATAAATGGCTAGGTTTAATGCACTTGCTTTTCTATTCCGTTTTATCTAGTATTATTTACTTTCCATTTTTTAAATCTCTTTTACACTTGCTTGGGGCAGAGTGTTATATTTTCTGTCAAGTAGAAGTTATGTTCATGACATTGTAGATTTATACCTGAATTAAAGTTGGACAAGATGGGAAAACATGATATTTTGGTTTCCATTGATGTCACTCTTTGACTTTTTTGATAGGTACCCCTTAAGACCATGCTTACTCTTCATAGGATGGCTTTGGTTCAGCGTCTCAGTGAGAGCTGGGTCCCAGGCAGCAGATTATTTAGCACCCAAGGTGCAACAACTGCTAGCACCCCACAGCCTGCCCCACCTCCCCCACCTCCTGAGAAAACCCATTTTGGTGGCCTGAAGGATGAAGACCGCATTTTCACCAATGTATATGGTTTGCATGATCCTTTTCTTAAAGGGGCCATGAAACGGGGTGACTGGTATAGAACCAAAGACCTAGTACTCAAGGGTGCTGATTGGATCGTTAATGAAATGAAGAAGTCTGGCTTACGTGGACGCGGTGGTGCTGGTTTTCCATCGGGTCTCAAATGGTCGTTCATGCCAAAAGTGTCTGATGGACGCCCTTCTTATCTTGTTGTTAATGCTGATGAAAGTGAACCCGGAACTTGTAAAGATAGGGAAATAATGCGTCATGATCCACACAAACTACTAGAAGGATGCCTAATAGCCGGGGTGGGAATGAGGGCTACTGCTGCTTATATCTACATCAGGGGCGAGTATGTAAATGAACGCAAGAACCTTGAGAAGGCCCTGAAAGAAGCTTATGAATCAGGACTGTTGGGAAAAAATGCATGTGGATCTGGTTACGATTTTGACGTGCATATCCACTATGGTGCTGGCGCCTATATCTGTGGTGAAGAGACAGCACTTTTGGAAAGCCTTGAGGGGAAACAAGGGAAGCCCAGATTGAAGCCTCCTTTCCCAGCAAATGCAGGGCTATACGGTTGTCCCACAACTGTTACAAATGTCGAAACGGTTGCTGTTTCTCCCACCATTTTAAGGCGTGGGCCAGAGTGGTTTGCTAGTTTTGGCAGGAAGAACAACGCAGGTACAAAGCTATTTTGTGTATCGGGTCATGTGAACAAACCGTGCACCGTTGAAGAGGAGATGAGTATTCCATTGAAAGAGCTGATAGAGAGGCACTGTGGGGGTGTTAGAGGTGGATGGGACAATTTACTTGCAGTAATACCGGGGGGTTCATCTGTGCCTTTGATTCCTAAGGACATATGTGATGATGTGATGATGGACTACGATGCGCTCAAGGCCGTCCAATCAGGATTAGGGACTGCGGCTGTGATCGTGATGGACAAGTCAACCGATGTTGTGGACGCAATCTCAAGGCTCTCTTATTTTTACAAGCATGAGAGTTGTGGTCAGTGTACGCCCTGTAGGGAAGGTACGGGGTGGCTTTGGATGATTATGGAGAGGTTGAAAGTTGGAAATGCTAAGTTGGAGGAGATTGACATGCTTCAGGAGGTGACAAAACAGATTGAAGGGCATACCATATGTGCGCTGGGTGATGCTGCTGCTTGGCCTGTTCAGGGTCTTATTAGGCATTTCAGGCCAGAGCTTGAGAGGAGAATTAGGGAGCGTGCAGAGAGGGAGTTACTGGAGGCTGCTGCTTGAGTTTTGAATTCAGGTTTGTTTGTGCACCCTTTTTGGCTTTTAGTTTTCGCATTGTGAGTATTTGCTACCACTCCCAAGGATCTAGCCACGTGCACCGTTCTCAAGAAGTGAACCAAACTAAatcttgtgtcccaatcaaggGGAGTTGGCTACAAGAACCGTTTTTTCGCCATTCTGCTTTGTCAAGGGCCTTCTAATCAATTAGACCTATTTCCTTAATTTCCTTTGTACAATGCATCCTGGGTTAATTTAGGCCTCCCTGCTAGCGTTGGGTAGCATTTCCACTAGCTCTAATGATAGCTCTTATTGTTTAATGACTTTTCCCTAATAACAGTCCTCTACGAACGTATGGTGGAGCTTGCCCCCGTGGTATTTGGAGGACTTATTTCTACATTTACAACTGCAGTGTCATTGAAACTAGCTAATTTCGCAGTAACATATAAAAACATCCAAGTATTTGAGGGCAGATTACAATTGACCTGAAAAACCAATTTTCTCGAAAATCAACATGGAATAATGAGCCTGTGTGACAAGACTGAGCGAAAACTGAAAACAATGTTTATAGTTTTCCCGAGTAGGTATAGTTTGTTGCCCAACTAATAGCCTTGTGCATTGGCAAAATGGCAACAGCCTTTGGAAGTGTAAGTTGTAACTTGTCTCGCGCACACCTGTACGCGCGCACACAACACACAATACCCTAGTCTGAGAATCGCATAGAAGTACCATGTTTATTTGTTCATTCAATGGACGTCAACAATCTACCTGTTCCTGATTTACGGCAATTCTCGGTCTGTGTTCTGGTATGTAGGGAAACACCTTTGGTGCTGGATTTTGTAGAATAAAGAAGGGGAAAGGGAATACTCCAAACATTAGAATTGACTCAGGCAGCTGGCTGTCCTAGTGAGTGGCatgtttatttttatgattttgtatCAATAATGATTGTACCAGAGATGCTGTAACTCCTCCCCAATTTGTGTGGGTCTTGAATTTTTATTGTCAATTCTTCTATTTGAGCCATGAGGACATGTTACTGACTGTTTGAATAAACTTGCTTAAAGTATCTCTATTTcttgaataaaacaaaaatgccATGTTGCACGTTCGAGATTGAAGTTGAAGGATACGAGTTCACTAGGCGAgggaaaaacaaagaacatcCGACACCATCATAATCAGAAATGTGTTGAATAGCAACAATTGGTTTATTAGATCTGCTGTAGTGAAACGGAGGGATGTGTGAGTTGTTAACCTTATGAATTCTGAAAAAGCGCACCACATGTTCCGAAAATCCCAGGGATAGGTATTTCTGACTCCAAGTTTTTGAGCGTTATGTTAAGTTCTAATTATAGGATggttatat encodes:
- the LOC131310866 gene encoding probable xyloglucan 6-xylosyltransferase 5, with product MGQEIAQKRAASDGGPRRGPIIPRGQQLRKTLNNIKVTILCGFITIVVLRGYIGINLGGGSSSAETDAVRQNLLEETNRLLAHLRSDTDPDDLDDPLPDTYNSSTYHTYTLGAKVTTWDTDRSTWLQQNPSFPSHIQGKPRILLVTGSPPKPCDNPIGDHYLLKSIKNKIDYCRLHGIEIVYNMVHLDNELNGYWSKLPVIRNLMLSHPEVEWIWWMDSDALFTDMSFEIPIGKYAGSNLVVHGYPDLLYDKKDWIALSTGNFLLRNCQWSLDLLDAWAPMGPKGPVREEAGKVLTANLKGRPADFEADDQSALIYLLVSKRGEWEDKVFLENSYYLHGFWGELVDGYDEMIDKYDPGLGDKRRPFVTHFVGCKSCGSFGDYPVKRCLSSIERAYNFADNQVLNLYGFRHRGLLSPKIKRFRNETVNPLEFVDQFGIRQRSVHETHKPRS
- the LOC131310845 gene encoding NADH dehydrogenase [ubiquinone] flavoprotein 1, mitochondrial isoform X1, with translation MRKIRGVMVPLKTMLTLHRMALVQRLSESWVPGSRLFSTQGATTASTPQPAPPPPPPEKTHFGGLKDEDRIFTNVYGLHDPFLKGAMKRGDWYRTKDLVLKGADWIVNEMKKSGLRGRGGAGFPSGLKWSFMPKVSDGRPSYLVVNADESEPGTCKDREIMRHDPHKLLEGCLIAGVGMRATAAYIYIRGEYVNERKNLEKALKEAYESGLLGKNACGSGYDFDVHIHYGAGAYICGEETALLESLEGKQGKPRLKPPFPANAGLYGCPTTVTNVETVAVSPTILRRGPEWFASFGRKNNAGTKLFCVSGHVNKPCTVEEEMSIPLKELIERHCGGVRGGWDNLLAVIPGGSSVPLIPKDICDDVMMDYDALKAVQSGLGTAAVIVMDKSTDVVDAISRLSYFYKHESCGQCTPCREGTGWLWMIMERLKVGNAKLEEIDMLQEVTKQIEGHTICALGDAAAWPVQGLIRHFRPELERRIRERAERELLEAAA
- the LOC131310845 gene encoding NADH dehydrogenase [ubiquinone] flavoprotein 1, mitochondrial isoform X2, yielding MLTLHRMALVQRLSESWVPGSRLFSTQGATTASTPQPAPPPPPPEKTHFGGLKDEDRIFTNVYGLHDPFLKGAMKRGDWYRTKDLVLKGADWIVNEMKKSGLRGRGGAGFPSGLKWSFMPKVSDGRPSYLVVNADESEPGTCKDREIMRHDPHKLLEGCLIAGVGMRATAAYIYIRGEYVNERKNLEKALKEAYESGLLGKNACGSGYDFDVHIHYGAGAYICGEETALLESLEGKQGKPRLKPPFPANAGLYGCPTTVTNVETVAVSPTILRRGPEWFASFGRKNNAGTKLFCVSGHVNKPCTVEEEMSIPLKELIERHCGGVRGGWDNLLAVIPGGSSVPLIPKDICDDVMMDYDALKAVQSGLGTAAVIVMDKSTDVVDAISRLSYFYKHESCGQCTPCREGTGWLWMIMERLKVGNAKLEEIDMLQEVTKQIEGHTICALGDAAAWPVQGLIRHFRPELERRIRERAERELLEAAA